One part of the Moraxella sp. FZFQ2102 genome encodes these proteins:
- the rpoZ gene encoding DNA-directed RNA polymerase subunit omega, with product MARVTIEDCLVNVDNRFELILVASKRARQLANGKVDPTVTVDNDKPTVLALREIAAGNVNRDILDEPDDDLFAKPQNYEITPESLGNQL from the coding sequence ATGGCACGAGTAACCATTGAAGATTGTCTTGTAAATGTTGATAATCGTTTTGAGCTGATTTTGGTGGCAAGTAAGCGTGCTCGCCAATTGGCAAACGGCAAAGTCGATCCGACCGTAACCGTCGATAACGACAAGCCAACCGTGCTTGCCCTACGCGAAATCGCCGCTGGCAATGTCAATCGCGACATCCTAGACGAGCCAGATGACGATTTGTTCGCCAAGCCACAAAATTACGAAATCACCCCAGAGTCATTGGGTAATCAGCTGTAA